The proteins below are encoded in one region of Myxococcales bacterium:
- a CDS encoding DEAD/DEAH box helicase — protein sequence MQTASHRSVLQTLPLERIVDIARQLGVGLRAEQSPSQALDLATLLEGSQRISFSDLLGLLQRDELRQLCVAHGLDAESRSRPVLIQTLLRAHGDEKSIPPKPLFSRSNESRFDPKPGDTVRLRHRQWLVGQVHKPDDPAQATRLKLTCLDDDHRGAELEVLWELELGAEVIHPESQLPETISALDSPQHFAAYYNTLRWQGVSATEVDRFQAPFRAGIKIQPYQLTPLSKALSLPRANLFIADDVGLGKTIEAGLVAQELLLRQRVDFILVSAPASLLLQWQDEMNKRFGLRFEVFCRDYILKKRRERGFAINPWATHHRFIISYPLLRRPEYRDPLLQHIGERAHKSLLILDEAHTVAPASASKYAVDSAVTKVVRDIAPRFENRLFLSATPHNGHSNSFSALLEILDPQRFSRAVPVQGPQELAPVMVRRLKSDLREIMPGQKFSERKIIRVALEDKQGSPQIQFADSEPMLFSADESLADPAAELKLAELLRTYTEIHKRAGVGQAKRLSLINLQKRLLSSPEAFARTLELHDTHQKRALKKHELTVDAADLLRSGDAETAQGIDEQSSEELYDRGLEGKAALEQSPNQNLLEQSAALRAEMLGLARVLRRKPDMKALAIIAWLKRHCCHEIGKNYANFGKLTSENQDKKWSDRRVIIFTEYADSKRYLRTLLQSAFEGTERGDERLLEIHGGMSDEAREQTQYAFNTKPADHPVRVLLCTDAAREGLNLQAFCADLFHYDIPWNPSRMEQRNGRIDRQQQPSPEVRCHYFIYPERKEDRVLQTLVSKTETIRSELGSLGTVVLERMEQSLQQGIDEQSEQQLALSGDLGEAQNTTRRELEAARELKALRKEVDEANGIFERSRKALDFRGAELRAALNVGLSFSDIPPLEEKASGVFELPEFPRGWQETLDTLRPPRARDQSFYEHRAISPRPVVFEAPDTMSQDQVHLHLEHPFVKRVLSRFSAQGHAVHDLSRVSLIAMPDTAQAHVLVLGRLSLFGSGAGRLHDTLLAVAASFTQSEGLHLPALDPAGTETLISAMRRALGRQTQAPKLQPLFSQKLCNEAPALFRKLWPLLKDEADAEALAAEQKLSARAAREAEMLRGILLRQKSAIEEALGGKQTHFDFGDSQSEKQQAEQRAQDLAHLRRRLGALEIELEHEPKELAAIYDVKLHRLEPVGLVYLWPELEL from the coding sequence GTGCAAACGGCCAGCCACCGCAGCGTTCTTCAAACCCTCCCTTTGGAGCGCATTGTCGATATTGCGAGGCAGCTTGGGGTGGGTCTGCGTGCGGAGCAAAGTCCGAGCCAAGCTTTGGATCTGGCCACGCTGCTTGAGGGCTCACAGCGCATTTCCTTTTCCGATCTGCTCGGGCTGCTTCAACGTGACGAGCTTCGCCAGCTTTGCGTGGCGCACGGACTCGATGCCGAGAGCCGCTCTCGCCCTGTGCTGATTCAAACTTTGCTCCGCGCCCACGGCGATGAAAAATCTATTCCGCCCAAACCGCTCTTCTCCCGCTCCAACGAAAGTCGTTTTGATCCCAAACCAGGTGATACTGTTCGATTGCGTCATCGGCAATGGCTGGTCGGGCAAGTGCACAAGCCGGACGATCCCGCGCAAGCCACGCGCCTTAAGCTCACCTGCCTTGATGACGATCACCGCGGCGCCGAGCTCGAGGTGCTCTGGGAACTTGAACTTGGCGCCGAAGTGATCCACCCCGAATCCCAGCTGCCCGAAACGATCAGCGCGCTGGATTCGCCGCAGCATTTTGCCGCCTATTACAACACGCTGCGCTGGCAAGGCGTCAGCGCCACCGAAGTCGATCGTTTCCAAGCGCCTTTTCGCGCCGGCATCAAGATTCAGCCCTATCAGCTCACCCCACTGTCAAAAGCGCTATCCTTACCGCGCGCCAATCTTTTCATCGCCGATGATGTGGGCCTCGGCAAAACCATCGAAGCGGGCCTTGTGGCCCAAGAGTTGCTTCTCAGACAACGCGTCGATTTTATTTTAGTCTCAGCCCCCGCATCGTTGCTGCTGCAGTGGCAAGACGAAATGAACAAGCGCTTTGGCCTTCGTTTTGAAGTCTTCTGCCGCGACTACATTCTCAAAAAGCGCCGCGAGCGCGGCTTTGCCATCAACCCCTGGGCCACGCATCATCGCTTCATTATCTCCTATCCCTTGCTGCGTCGGCCGGAATACCGCGACCCCTTGTTGCAGCACATCGGCGAGCGCGCGCACAAAAGTTTGCTCATCCTGGATGAAGCGCACACGGTGGCGCCTGCCAGCGCCAGCAAGTACGCCGTTGATTCTGCCGTCACCAAAGTGGTGCGCGACATCGCCCCGCGCTTTGAAAACCGTCTCTTCCTCAGCGCCACACCGCACAACGGCCACTCCAACTCGTTTTCAGCCTTGCTTGAGATTCTCGATCCGCAGCGTTTTTCGCGCGCCGTGCCCGTGCAGGGCCCACAAGAGCTTGCGCCCGTGATGGTGCGGCGTCTGAAAAGTGATTTACGGGAGATTATGCCCGGCCAAAAGTTCTCCGAGCGCAAAATCATTCGCGTAGCGCTCGAAGATAAACAAGGCAGTCCGCAGATTCAGTTTGCCGACAGCGAGCCCATGCTCTTTTCGGCCGACGAAAGTCTCGCGGATCCCGCAGCGGAACTCAAACTTGCCGAGTTGCTGCGCACTTACACCGAGATTCACAAGAGGGCAGGCGTGGGCCAAGCCAAACGTCTAAGCTTAATCAACTTGCAAAAGCGCTTGCTGAGCAGTCCGGAAGCCTTTGCGCGCACTCTCGAGCTTCACGACACGCACCAAAAGCGCGCGCTCAAAAAGCACGAGCTAACGGTGGATGCTGCCGACTTGCTGCGCAGCGGCGATGCCGAAACCGCCCAGGGCATCGATGAGCAAAGCAGCGAAGAGCTTTACGATCGCGGCCTTGAAGGCAAAGCTGCTTTGGAACAAAGCCCGAATCAAAACCTGCTTGAGCAAAGCGCCGCCCTGCGAGCAGAAATGCTTGGCCTTGCCAGAGTCCTGCGCCGTAAACCCGACATGAAAGCTTTGGCAATAATTGCCTGGTTAAAACGCCACTGTTGTCATGAAATTGGTAAAAATTATGCCAATTTTGGCAAGCTCACTTCAGAGAACCAAGACAAAAAATGGAGCGATCGGCGTGTGATCATCTTCACCGAATATGCCGATTCCAAACGCTACTTGCGCACGCTGCTTCAAAGTGCCTTTGAGGGCACCGAGCGCGGTGATGAGCGCCTGCTTGAGATTCACGGCGGCATGAGCGATGAAGCGCGCGAACAAACCCAATACGCGTTTAATACCAAGCCCGCCGATCATCCGGTGCGCGTGCTGCTCTGCACCGATGCCGCGCGCGAAGGGCTGAACTTGCAAGCCTTCTGCGCCGATCTTTTTCACTATGACATTCCTTGGAATCCTTCGCGCATGGAGCAGCGCAATGGCCGCATCGATCGGCAACAGCAACCCTCGCCCGAAGTGCGCTGCCACTACTTCATCTATCCCGAGCGCAAAGAAGACCGCGTGCTGCAGACCCTGGTCAGCAAAACCGAAACCATTCGCTCCGAGCTCGGCTCTTTGGGCACTGTGGTGCTCGAGCGCATGGAGCAAAGCTTGCAACAAGGCATTGACGAGCAAAGCGAGCAGCAGCTTGCGCTGAGCGGCGATCTAGGCGAAGCGCAAAACACCACCCGCCGCGAGCTTGAAGCCGCGCGCGAACTTAAAGCCTTGCGCAAAGAAGTCGACGAAGCCAACGGCATCTTCGAGCGCTCGCGCAAAGCTCTTGATTTTCGCGGCGCTGAACTGCGCGCAGCGCTAAACGTTGGCCTCTCCTTCAGCGACATCCCCCCGCTCGAAGAAAAAGCATCCGGCGTCTTTGAGCTGCCGGAGTTTCCGCGCGGCTGGCAAGAGACCTTGGACACCTTGCGTCCGCCCAGAGCCCGCGATCAAAGTTTCTATGAGCATCGCGCTATCTCACCAAGGCCCGTGGTCTTTGAGGCGCCCGATACCATGAGCCAAGATCAGGTGCACTTGCATCTAGAGCACCCTTTCGTCAAACGTGTACTCTCGCGCTTTTCGGCCCAGGGGCATGCCGTCCACGATCTAAGCCGCGTCTCGCTCATCGCCATGCCGGACACAGCGCAAGCGCACGTGCTGGTGCTTGGCCGTTTGTCCTTGTTTGGCTCTGGCGCGGGCCGCTTGCACGACACCTTGCTTGCCGTGGCGGCGAGCTTCACCCAAAGCGAAGGGCTACACTTACCCGCCCTCGATCCTGCCGGCACTGAGACGCTTATCTCAGCAATGCGCCGCGCGCTGGGGCGCCAAACCCAGGCGCCCAAACTTCAGCCGCTCTTTTCGCAAAAGCTGTGCAACGAAGCCCCCGCGCTCTTTCGCAAGCTCTGGCCCTTGCTCAAAGACGAAGCCGATGCCGAAGCGCTCGCAGCCGAACAAAAACTTAGCGCGCGCGCCGCCCGCGAAGCCGAGATGCTGCGCGGCATTTTGCTGCGCCAAAAAAGCGCCATCGAAGAAGCCCTTGGCGGCAAACAAACACATTTTGATTTTGGCGACAGCCAAAGCGAAAAGCAGCAAGCCGAGCAGCGCGCCCAAGACCTTGCGCACCTGCGGCGCAGACTCGGTGCACTCGAAATCGAACTTGAGCACGAACCCAAAGAGCTTGCCGCCATCTACGACGTCAAGCTTCATCGCCTCGAGCCCGTTGGCTTGGTCTATCTCTGGCCGGAGCTTGAATTATGA